One segment of Xanthomonas oryzae pv. oryzae DNA contains the following:
- the glgX gene encoding glycogen debranching protein GlgX — MRRPASAAYANPSRIRQGRPFPRGAVFDGKGTNFALFSAHATRVEVCLFDEQGNETRVDLPEYTNEIWHGYLPDTKPGQRYGYRVHGPYAPTEGHRFNHNKLLLDPYARELEGDLIWADELYGYTVGHPDGDLSFDERDSAPFMPKCVVVEDIYDWGDDTRLLKPWNEMVIYETHVRGYTMGNPQVPEAVRGTFAGLAQPQVLQYIKDLGITAVELLPVHAYLDDQHLLDKGLRNYWGYNTIGFFALKSRYLASGHRDEFRDMVKAMHKQGLEVILDVVYNHTAEGSELGPTLSFKGIDNASYYRLAEDKRYYINDTGTGNTLNLSNSRVIQFVNDSLRYWAGEMHVDGFRFDLATILGREPSGFDQRGGFLDACNQDPLLSEVKLIAEPWDCGPGGYQVGHFPPGWSEWNDKFRDNAREFWKGEDGKLAEFATRFTGSADLFDRRGRRPWASVNFITAHDGFTLRDLVSYNEKHNIDNGEDNRDGSSNDGSCNYGEEGETDNAEILQIRERQMKNLLATLLLSQGAPMMLSGDERGQTQGGNNNTYCQDNAITWLDWENDPTDGRLTDFVKALTKLRKRYPILSRGRFLNGQYNEEAGVRDLTWLNPGGIEMDDAHWTDASARSVGLLLEGKAQTSGVKELANDDTLLIVINAYHEGVSFTLPSSDEPVHWKLVLSTDEALEVDMMPAAASEFLAPPRSVSVFECKSDQ; from the coding sequence ATGCGACGTCCAGCAAGCGCGGCTTATGCCAATCCTTCCCGTATCCGTCAGGGGCGCCCGTTCCCCCGCGGCGCCGTCTTCGACGGCAAGGGCACCAATTTCGCGCTATTTTCCGCGCATGCAACGCGTGTGGAAGTGTGCCTGTTCGACGAACAGGGCAACGAAACCCGTGTCGACCTTCCCGAGTACACCAACGAAATCTGGCACGGGTATCTGCCCGATACCAAACCCGGCCAGCGCTATGGCTATCGCGTGCATGGCCCCTATGCGCCGACCGAAGGTCACCGCTTCAATCACAACAAGCTGTTGCTTGACCCCTATGCGCGCGAACTGGAAGGCGACCTGATCTGGGCCGACGAGCTCTACGGTTACACCGTAGGCCACCCTGATGGCGACCTGAGCTTCGACGAGCGCGACAGTGCGCCCTTCATGCCCAAGTGCGTCGTGGTCGAAGACATCTACGATTGGGGCGACGACACACGCCTGCTCAAGCCCTGGAACGAAATGGTCATTTACGAGACCCATGTGCGCGGTTACACGATGGGCAACCCGCAGGTGCCCGAAGCGGTGCGCGGCACCTTCGCCGGCCTGGCACAGCCGCAGGTATTGCAATACATCAAGGACCTTGGCATCACCGCAGTAGAACTGTTGCCGGTGCATGCGTACCTGGACGACCAGCATCTGCTGGACAAGGGACTGCGTAATTACTGGGGCTACAACACCATCGGCTTTTTCGCACTGAAATCGCGCTACCTGGCCAGCGGTCATCGCGACGAGTTTCGCGACATGGTCAAGGCCATGCACAAGCAGGGGCTGGAAGTGATTCTGGACGTGGTCTACAACCACACCGCCGAAGGCAGCGAACTGGGGCCGACACTGTCGTTCAAGGGCATCGACAACGCCAGCTATTACCGTCTGGCCGAAGACAAGCGCTATTACATCAACGACACCGGCACCGGAAATACGCTCAATCTGAGCAATTCACGGGTGATACAGTTCGTCAACGATTCGCTGCGTTACTGGGCCGGCGAAATGCACGTGGATGGCTTCCGTTTCGACCTGGCCACGATTCTTGGCCGCGAGCCAAGCGGTTTCGATCAACGTGGCGGCTTCCTGGATGCCTGCAATCAGGACCCGCTGCTGTCGGAGGTCAAGCTGATTGCCGAGCCGTGGGACTGTGGCCCGGGCGGTTATCAGGTGGGTCATTTCCCGCCGGGCTGGTCGGAGTGGAACGACAAATTTCGCGACAACGCACGCGAATTCTGGAAAGGCGAAGACGGCAAACTGGCGGAGTTTGCGACCCGCTTTACCGGTTCGGCCGACCTATTCGATCGACGCGGCCGTCGCCCGTGGGCGTCGGTGAACTTCATCACCGCGCACGATGGCTTCACCCTGCGCGATCTGGTCAGCTACAACGAAAAGCACAACATCGATAACGGCGAAGACAACCGCGACGGCTCGTCGAACGACGGCTCCTGCAATTACGGCGAGGAAGGCGAGACCGACAACGCCGAAATACTGCAGATCCGCGAGCGACAGATGAAAAACCTGCTCGCTACCTTACTGCTATCGCAAGGCGCGCCGATGATGCTCAGCGGCGACGAGCGTGGGCAAACGCAGGGTGGCAACAACAACACCTATTGCCAGGATAACGCAATCACCTGGCTGGATTGGGAAAACGATCCGACCGACGGCCGCCTGACCGACTTCGTCAAGGCGCTGACCAAGTTGCGCAAGCGCTACCCGATCCTGTCGCGCGGCCGCTTTCTCAATGGTCAGTACAACGAAGAAGCGGGCGTGCGCGATCTCACCTGGCTCAACCCGGGCGGCATCGAAATGGACGATGCGCACTGGACCGATGCCAGCGCGCGCTCGGTTGGGCTGCTGCTCGAAGGCAAGGCGCAGACCTCCGGCGTCAAGGAATTGGCCAACGATGACACCTTGCTGATCGTCATCAATGCGTATCACGAGGGCGTGAGCTTTACCCTGCCTTCCTCGGATGAACCGGTGCACTGGAAGCTGGTGCTTTCGACCGACGAAGCGCTGGAAGTGGACATGATGCCGGCCGCTGCCAGCGAATTCCTGGCCCCACCGCGCAGCGTGTCGGTCTTCGAGTGCAAGAGCGATCAATAA
- a CDS encoding DUF378 domain-containing protein encodes MKAINVITLVLLIVGGLNWGLVGLFQVAALFGGQDALLSRVVYTLVGIWALWQLVTLLRNNHGVAEHHTSPHVRNNP; translated from the coding sequence ATGAAAGCGATCAACGTCATCACTCTGGTGCTTCTTATCGTCGGTGGATTGAACTGGGGGCTGGTCGGCCTGTTTCAGGTGGCCGCGCTGTTCGGCGGGCAGGACGCGCTGCTCTCGCGTGTGGTCTACACGCTGGTGGGCATCTGGGCGCTGTGGCAGCTGGTGACGCTGTTGCGCAACAACCACGGTGTTGCCGAGCATCACACCAGCCCGCACGTGCGTAACAACCCGTAA
- a CDS encoding peptidylprolyl isomerase, with protein sequence MTPAHDVGVMLCATHALRPRARSARIADTSLLAAFMLLRTVASAALLALLLPAAANAAYRSPQQILDSAPASAWRVLDPARTLYLELDAGRVIIELAPQFAPEHVGNIRTLAHERFWDGLSIYRAQDNFVVQFGDPDGETPGKAKSLGSAKRHLPAEFERASQGLDFQRLPDSDGWATQVGFVDGFPVGRDTATGKTWLAHCYGTLGAGRNDAEDSSIGTELYVVTGQSPRQLDRNITVVGRVVKGMELLSVTPRGPDPMGFYEDPAQRAPIRAIRLASDVPAPERTPLQLLRTDSQTFRDVVEARRNRKDDFYKRPAGHIDLCNVPLPVRTPPAAG encoded by the coding sequence ATGACGCCGGCGCATGACGTCGGCGTCATGCTGTGTGCCACGCATGCTTTGCGTCCGCGCGCGCGGTCGGCAAGAATCGCAGACACCTCCCTGCTGGCTGCCTTCATGCTCCTGCGCACTGTTGCTTCCGCCGCCCTGCTCGCTCTGCTATTACCCGCAGCCGCCAACGCGGCCTACCGTAGCCCGCAACAGATTCTGGACAGCGCGCCAGCCAGTGCGTGGCGCGTGCTCGACCCAGCCCGCACGCTGTACCTGGAACTGGATGCCGGGCGGGTGATCATCGAGCTGGCGCCGCAATTTGCGCCGGAGCACGTCGGCAACATCCGTACGCTGGCGCATGAGCGCTTCTGGGACGGGCTGAGCATCTATCGCGCGCAGGACAATTTCGTGGTGCAGTTCGGCGACCCGGATGGTGAGACACCGGGCAAAGCCAAATCGCTGGGCTCGGCCAAAAGGCATCTGCCGGCCGAATTCGAACGCGCCTCGCAGGGCCTGGATTTCCAGCGCCTGCCCGATAGCGACGGCTGGGCGACGCAGGTAGGCTTTGTCGACGGCTTCCCGGTTGGCCGCGATACCGCCACCGGCAAGACCTGGCTGGCGCATTGCTACGGCACCCTGGGCGCCGGCCGCAACGATGCTGAAGACAGCAGCATCGGCACCGAGCTGTATGTGGTCACCGGGCAATCGCCGCGCCAATTGGATCGCAACATCACCGTGGTCGGGCGTGTGGTCAAAGGCATGGAATTGCTCAGCGTGACGCCACGTGGACCCGACCCGATGGGCTTTTACGAAGACCCCGCGCAGCGCGCGCCGATCCGCGCGATTCGGCTGGCCAGCGACGTACCTGCACCCGAGCGTACACCGCTGCAATTGCTGCGTACCGACAGCCAGACCTTCCGCGATGTGGTCGAAGCGCGCCGCAACCGCAAGGACGATTTCTACAAGCGCCCGGCCGGACATATCGACCTATGTAACGTGCCGTTACCGGTGCGCACGCCGCCTGCGGCTGGTTGA
- a CDS encoding IS4-like element ISXo14 family transposase codes for MRASEVLQKCLSNSLSGMHALRQRALLRAVEALVHGGRLTLIDIARAWPGARRVRAPLKACDRLLCNRALQVERSAIERDMAHWLLRGDQPVIVIDWSDLKPDKSWCLLRAAVPVGGRTLTLLDMVVSGKQQGSPGAEKRFLQQLRALIPDDVRPILVTDAGFRTPWFRAVSAMGWDWVGRLRGRTQVKPQDVPDDAVQWIDSRRLHALASNRARELPPMQANRSDPLDCRLVLYAKTRQGRQQRNRRSPAKVSRASSSLKAAAREREPWLIVASPQLHAPSAKQLVNLYARRMQIELAFRDLKSHRYGQAMEDSLTRRGERLQILLLLNTLATFASWLAGLGCEATGIAQWLSPRSSTRKLYSTLRVGREALVRCWPMEPVSRWLERLRALPDAVREQMTLVL; via the coding sequence ATGCGCGCCAGCGAAGTATTGCAGAAGTGCCTGTCTAACTCACTCTCCGGGATGCATGCATTACGCCAACGCGCCTTGCTACGCGCGGTTGAAGCGCTGGTGCACGGAGGCCGGCTGACGCTGATCGACATCGCACGCGCGTGGCCCGGCGCGAGGCGGGTACGTGCGCCCCTCAAGGCATGCGACCGCCTGCTGTGCAATCGCGCGTTGCAGGTCGAGCGATCAGCCATCGAGCGGGACATGGCGCATTGGCTACTGCGCGGCGACCAGCCGGTGATCGTCATCGACTGGAGCGATTTGAAGCCGGACAAGTCGTGGTGTCTGCTGCGCGCAGCCGTGCCGGTCGGTGGACGCACGCTCACCTTGCTGGATATGGTGGTTTCCGGGAAACAGCAGGGATCGCCAGGCGCGGAGAAACGCTTTTTGCAGCAGCTCAGGGCACTGATTCCAGACGATGTGCGTCCGATCCTGGTCACGGATGCCGGATTCCGCACGCCATGGTTTCGCGCGGTGTCGGCGATGGGCTGGGATTGGGTCGGACGTCTGCGCGGACGTACGCAGGTCAAACCGCAAGACGTGCCCGATGATGCAGTGCAATGGATCGATAGCCGTCGCCTGCATGCGCTGGCGTCCAACCGTGCGCGCGAATTGCCGCCGATGCAGGCCAATCGCAGCGATCCGCTCGATTGCCGTCTGGTGCTCTATGCCAAGACACGCCAGGGACGTCAGCAACGCAACCGGCGCTCACCCGCCAAGGTCTCGCGTGCATCATCCAGTTTGAAAGCCGCAGCGCGTGAGCGCGAGCCGTGGTTGATCGTTGCCTCCCCACAGCTACACGCACCCAGCGCAAAGCAATTGGTCAACCTGTACGCACGACGGATGCAGATCGAGCTGGCATTTCGTGATCTGAAGTCGCACCGCTACGGTCAGGCGATGGAAGACAGCCTGACCCGTCGCGGCGAGCGGTTGCAGATCCTGTTGTTGCTCAACACGCTGGCCACCTTCGCCAGTTGGCTGGCAGGACTGGGATGCGAAGCCACCGGTATCGCCCAGTGGCTATCTCCACGCAGCAGCACACGCAAACTCTACTCGACGCTGCGCGTCGGCCGCGAGGCGCTGGTCAGGTGCTGGCCGATGGAACCAGTCTCACGCTGGCTAGAACGCTTGCGCGCGCTGCCCGACGCAGTGCGCGAGCAGATGACATTGGTGCTTTAA
- a CDS encoding IS5 family transposase (programmed frameshift), with protein MEITPAQFALIEHCLPLQRGNVSMTNLQVVNALLYVAEHGCKWRGLPERFGNWHTVYTRINRWAKSGVLDRMFAQLQTCQIVRIKIEAVSLDSTSIKVHPDGTGAFKKNGPQSIGKSRGGWNTKIHMVAADARTAITFGLTPGNAHDAPAGRALLEHLGPVERPVHLLMDRAYEGNETRQLALDLGFVPVVPPKSNRVDPWEYDKEMYKRRNEVERLFRRLKGYRRIFTRFEKLDVMFLGFLSFVLVVDGLRMC; from the exons ATGGAGATCACGCCAGCACAATTTGCACTCATCGAGCATTGCCTACCTTTGCAACGCGGCAATGTCAGCATGACCAACCTGCAGGTAGTCAACGCCCTTCTTTACGTCGCAGAGCATGGCTGCAAATGGCGCGGTCTGCCCGAGCGCTTTGGCAACTGGCATACGGTGTACACGCGCATTAACCGTTGGGCCAAGTCCGGTGTGCTGGACCGGATGTTCGCCCAATTGCAGACCTGCCAGATCGTGCGCATCAAAATCGAAGCGGTCTCGCTGGACTCCACCAGCATCAAGGTGCATCCGGATGGCACTGGCGCAT TTAAAAAAAACGGCCCACAATCCATCGGGAAATCGCGCGGCGGATGGAACACCAAAATTCATATGGTTGCCGCAGATGCTCGAACAGCCATCACGTTCGGATTGACGCCTGGCAACGCACATGACGCACCCGCAGGCCGCGCGTTGCTTGAACACCTGGGGCCAGTGGAGCGGCCGGTTCATCTGCTGATGGATCGCGCTTACGAAGGCAATGAAACCCGCCAGTTGGCGCTCGATCTTGGCTTCGTGCCGGTGGTTCCACCCAAGTCCAATCGGGTCGATCCTTGGGAGTACGACAAGGAAATGTACAAGCGGCGCAACGAAGTGGAGAGGCTGTTCCGTCGCTTGAAGGGCTACCGACGGATTTTCACGCGCTTCGAGAAGCTGGATGTCATGTTCCTTGGCTTCCTCAGCTTCGTTCTGGTCGTTGATGGGCTTCGAATGTGTTAA
- a CDS encoding IS701-like element ISXo15 family transposase — translation MLNRTLEVRFEQYEEVVAAALSHADRKQPAHWYLKGLLLPGGRKSVEPMAARVHPQNVRSAHQSMHHLVADADWSDQALLAAVAAQVLPPLSRKSAACHWIVDDTGFSKKGVHSVGVARQYCGRLGKTDNCQVAVSLSIANEHGSLPVGYRLYLPEQWAQDTVRRKKAGVPDQVVFQTKTALAMDQIDSALATGMAAGVVLADAAYGTETHWRDQLSERGLLYMVGVRSNTKVWWGSHQPAPMPPASPKGGRPRTRPMRDSAHAPISVHEVAQSLPARTYRQVSWRQGSDATLSSRFAAVRVRAAHNRQAHDEQWLLIEWPPGESEPRHYWFSTRPKQTPVKTLVATAQGRWRIERDYQELKSELGLHHYEGRNWRGFHHHASLCIAAYGFLMRERLRSKKNSVAFKMPAVSKSVRPRGSGPNATSPSQLDCHAGLRTG, via the coding sequence GTGTTGAATAGGACACTGGAAGTGCGTTTTGAACAGTACGAGGAAGTAGTTGCTGCCGCCCTGTCCCATGCGGATCGCAAACAGCCCGCACACTGGTACCTGAAGGGGTTGCTACTGCCTGGAGGGCGCAAGAGCGTGGAGCCCATGGCCGCGCGGGTGCACCCGCAGAACGTGCGCTCAGCCCATCAATCGATGCACCATCTGGTGGCCGATGCCGACTGGAGCGATCAAGCGCTGCTGGCGGCGGTGGCGGCACAGGTGCTGCCGCCCCTGAGCAGGAAGAGCGCAGCGTGTCACTGGATCGTGGACGACACGGGATTTTCAAAGAAGGGGGTGCATTCGGTCGGTGTTGCACGCCAGTACTGTGGCCGCCTTGGCAAGACGGACAATTGCCAGGTTGCCGTGAGTTTGTCGATCGCCAACGAACACGGCAGCCTGCCAGTGGGCTATCGGCTGTATCTTCCCGAGCAGTGGGCTCAGGACACTGTGCGGCGCAAGAAGGCAGGCGTTCCGGATCAGGTCGTGTTTCAGACCAAGACAGCGCTGGCCATGGATCAGATCGACAGCGCGCTGGCGACAGGGATGGCGGCAGGCGTCGTGCTAGCCGATGCGGCCTACGGCACCGAGACCCACTGGCGAGACCAGCTCAGCGAACGCGGCCTGCTGTACATGGTTGGCGTCCGCAGCAACACGAAGGTCTGGTGGGGATCGCACCAACCTGCGCCCATGCCGCCAGCCAGCCCTAAGGGCGGTCGGCCCCGCACACGACCGATGCGCGATAGCGCACATGCGCCGATCTCGGTACATGAAGTCGCGCAGAGCTTGCCCGCAAGGACGTATCGGCAGGTCAGCTGGCGCCAGGGCAGCGACGCAACGCTCAGTTCGCGGTTCGCGGCGGTGCGGGTTCGTGCCGCACACAATCGCCAGGCACATGACGAGCAGTGGCTGCTGATCGAGTGGCCGCCGGGAGAGTCCGAGCCCCGCCACTACTGGTTCTCGACGCGACCAAAGCAAACGCCGGTCAAGACACTGGTTGCCACGGCACAAGGCCGATGGCGGATTGAACGCGATTATCAGGAGCTGAAGTCGGAGTTGGGCCTGCATCACTATGAAGGGCGCAACTGGCGTGGTTTTCACCATCACGCCAGTCTGTGCATCGCCGCATACGGGTTCTTGATGCGCGAGCGCCTGCGCAGTAAAAAAAACTCCGTCGCATTCAAGATGCCTGCAGTATCCAAAAGCGTCCGCCCGCGCGGGTCTGGCCCCAATGCAACGTCACCATCCCAACTCGATTGCCACGCTGGCCTTCGGACTGGCTAG
- a CDS encoding ISL3-like element ISXoo13 family transposase, producing the protein MTAKVFEAALGIGAPWSVGAVEFDEATKVLTVPVDFKPGTRFKVSGQKGLHPVHDTVVKTYRHLNFFQHECYLKVRTPRVKLGDGSVRLVEPDFAGRLSGFTLLFEALVLMLSQQMPFAAVARIVGESAYRCMQVCNRYVEMALEQADFSDVTSLAIDETSRARGHDYVTLAADAQARRVIFVTEGRDAKAVKALADDLAAHGCPPEQITSVSIDMSPAFIKGVSEQLPNAQITFDKFHVVGHANAAVDKTRRIEQRTEKSLKGMRWTLLKDVFSLKPTAGAALHGLITAPKLTRTARAWLYKEQLREALDRKQINVMRERLKHWCVCVMRSKVEAMKEVAALVRRHMDGIVAWAQTRQTNGFLEAINGLFQSAKRRARGFKRLSTIKTVIFLIAGKLDFQTFNPHARQPT; encoded by the coding sequence ATGACGGCCAAGGTGTTTGAAGCGGCGCTGGGGATCGGCGCGCCGTGGTCGGTAGGCGCGGTCGAGTTCGACGAAGCGACCAAGGTGTTGACGGTGCCGGTGGACTTCAAGCCGGGCACGAGGTTCAAGGTATCGGGCCAAAAGGGGCTGCATCCGGTTCATGACACCGTGGTCAAGACCTACCGGCACCTGAACTTTTTCCAGCACGAGTGCTACCTGAAGGTTCGCACGCCGCGTGTGAAGCTTGGGGACGGATCGGTTCGCCTGGTCGAGCCGGACTTCGCTGGGCGGTTGTCGGGCTTCACGCTGTTGTTCGAGGCGCTGGTGCTGATGTTGTCGCAGCAGATGCCGTTCGCGGCCGTTGCGCGCATCGTGGGCGAGTCGGCGTACCGGTGCATGCAGGTGTGCAACCGCTACGTCGAGATGGCCTTGGAGCAGGCCGACTTCAGCGACGTCACGTCGCTGGCCATCGACGAGACGTCGCGCGCTCGCGGCCACGACTATGTGACCTTGGCTGCCGACGCCCAGGCGCGACGCGTGATCTTCGTGACTGAGGGGCGGGACGCCAAAGCCGTGAAGGCGCTGGCTGACGATCTGGCAGCTCATGGCTGCCCTCCCGAACAGATCACCTCGGTGAGCATCGACATGTCGCCCGCGTTCATCAAGGGCGTAAGCGAGCAGTTGCCCAACGCGCAGATCACCTTCGACAAGTTCCACGTTGTCGGACATGCGAACGCGGCCGTGGACAAAACCAGGCGCATCGAGCAGCGCACCGAGAAGTCCCTCAAGGGCATGCGCTGGACGCTGCTCAAGGATGTCTTCAGCCTCAAACCGACGGCCGGCGCAGCATTGCACGGGCTGATCACGGCACCCAAGCTCACACGGACGGCCCGCGCGTGGCTCTACAAGGAGCAGTTGCGCGAGGCGCTTGACCGAAAGCAGATCAACGTGATGCGCGAGAGGCTCAAGCACTGGTGCGTCTGCGTGATGCGATCCAAGGTCGAGGCGATGAAGGAAGTCGCAGCCCTCGTGCGCCGCCACATGGACGGCATCGTCGCCTGGGCGCAGACCCGTCAGACCAACGGCTTCCTTGAAGCCATCAATGGCCTGTTCCAGTCCGCCAAGCGCAGAGCTCGCGGCTTC
- a CDS encoding IS5 family transposase (programmed frameshift), with protein MEITPAQFALIEHCLPLQRGNVSMTNLQVVNALLYVAEHGCKWRGLPERFGNWHTVYTRINRWAKSGVLDRMFAQLQTCQIVRIKIEAVSLDSTSIKVHPDGTGAFKKNGPQSIGKSRGGWNTKIHMVAADARTAITFGLTPGNAHDAPAGRALLEHLGPVERPVHLLMDRAYEGNETRQLALDLGFVPVVPPKSNRVDPWEYDKEMYKRRNEVERLFRRLKGYRRIFTRFEKLDVMFLGFLSFVLVVDGLRMC; from the exons ATGGAGATCACGCCAGCACAATTTGCACTCATCGAGCATTGCCTACCTTTGCAACGCGGCAATGTCAGCATGACCAACCTGCAGGTAGTCAACGCCCTTCTTTACGTCGCAGAGCATGGCTGCAAATGGCGCGGTCTGCCCGAGCGCTTTGGCAACTGGCATACGGTGTACACGCGCATTAACCGTTGGGCCAAGTCCGGTGTGCTGGACCGGATGTTCGCCCAATTGCAGACCTGCCAGATCGTGCGCATCAAAATCGAAGCGGTCTCGCTGGACTCCACCAGCATCAAGGTGCATCCGGATGGCACTGGCGCAT TTAAAAAAAACGGCCCACAATCCATCGGGAAATCGCGCGGCGGATGGAACACCAAAATTCATATGGTTGCCGCAGATGCTCGAACAGCCATCACGTTCGGATTGACGCCTGGCAACGCACATGACGCACCCGCAGGCCGCGCGTTGCTTGAACACCTGGGGCCAGTGGAGCGGCCGGTTCATCTGCTGATGGATCGCGCTTACGAAGGCAATGAAACCCGCCAGTTGGCGCTCGATCTTGGCTTCGTGCCGGTGGTTCCACCCAAGTCCAATCGGGTCGATCCTTGGGAGTACGACAAGGAAATGTACAAGCGGCGCAACGAAGTGGAGAGGCTGTTCCGTCGCTTGAAGGGCTACCGACGGATTTTCACGCGCTTCGAGAAGCTGGATGTCATGTTCCTTGGCTTCCTCAGCTTCGTTCTGGTCGTTGATGGGCTTCGGATGTGTTAA
- a CDS encoding IS1595-like element ISXo5 family transposase → MAMNRVQFQAGLSLPAFLKRYGNAQQCEQALEISRWPQGFVCPRCAATAHSRFQRHGTTYWQCTACYRQTSLRSGTVMDNSKLPLRTWLLGMYLLGQSKTNLSALELMRHLGVSYPTAWPMKHKLMQAMTQREAKRKLGGIVQLDDAYLGGERNGGKAGRGSENKRPFVIAVETTEDGRPLRAVMDPVPGFTKAALSEWIGQRLHPGADVYSDGLGAFRALEAEHAHTVIEGSGRSRCEAENARWVNVVLSNLKRSLDGAYHAFKFAKYAQRSLAETMWRFNCRFDLTRLVPSLLAAAAASKPWSERALRDVTMFTAESAC, encoded by the coding sequence ATGGCCATGAATCGTGTGCAGTTCCAAGCCGGGCTGTCGTTGCCGGCGTTCCTCAAGCGCTATGGCAACGCGCAGCAGTGCGAGCAGGCGTTGGAGATCTCGCGCTGGCCACAGGGCTTTGTTTGTCCGCGTTGCGCCGCTACCGCGCACAGTCGATTCCAGCGTCACGGCACCACGTACTGGCAGTGCACGGCCTGCTATCGCCAGACCAGCCTGCGCTCGGGCACGGTGATGGACAACAGCAAGCTGCCGCTACGCACCTGGCTGCTTGGCATGTATCTGCTGGGCCAGAGCAAGACGAACCTGTCGGCGCTGGAGTTGATGCGACACCTGGGAGTGAGCTACCCGACAGCGTGGCCAATGAAGCACAAGCTGATGCAGGCCATGACCCAACGCGAGGCGAAGCGCAAGTTGGGCGGGATCGTGCAACTGGACGATGCCTACCTGGGCGGAGAACGCAACGGTGGCAAGGCCGGGCGCGGCTCGGAGAACAAGCGCCCTTTCGTGATCGCCGTGGAGACCACTGAAGACGGTCGTCCATTGCGCGCGGTGATGGATCCGGTCCCAGGCTTCACCAAGGCGGCGCTGTCGGAATGGATCGGGCAACGCCTGCATCCTGGAGCAGATGTCTACAGTGATGGACTCGGTGCGTTTCGAGCACTGGAAGCCGAGCACGCGCACACGGTGATCGAAGGCAGCGGTCGAAGTCGCTGCGAGGCAGAGAACGCACGCTGGGTCAACGTGGTGTTGTCCAACCTAAAGCGTTCGCTGGACGGTGCCTATCACGCCTTCAAATTCGCCAAATACGCCCAGCGCTCCCTGGCAGAGACGATGTGGCGGTTCAACTGCCGTTTCGATCTGACCCGGCTGGTGCCCAGCTTGCTGGCCGCCGCAGCCGCCAGCAAGCCGTGGTCCGAGCGGGCCCTGCGTGATGTCACCATGTTCACCGCTGAAAGTGCGTGCTAA
- a CDS encoding IS1595-like element ISXo5 family transposase has protein sequence MAMNRVQFQAGLSLPAFLKRYGNEQQCEQALEISRWPQGFVCPRCAATAHSRFQRHGTTYWQCTACYRQTSLRSGTVMDNSKLPLRTWLLGMYLLGQSKTNLSALELMRHLGVSYPTAWRMKHKLMQAMTQREANRKLGGIVQLDDAYLGGERNGGKAGRGSENKRPFVIAVETTEDGRPLRAVMDPVPGFTKAALSEWIGQRLHPGADVYSDGLGAFRALEAEHAHTVIEGSGRSRCEAENARWVNVVLSNLKRSLDGAYHAFKFAKYAQRYLAETMWRFNRRFDLTRLVPSLLAAAAASKPWSELALRDVTMFTAESAC, from the coding sequence ATGGCCATGAATCGTGTGCAGTTCCAAGCCGGGCTGTCGTTGCCGGCGTTCCTCAAGCGCTATGGCAACGAGCAGCAGTGCGAGCAGGCGTTGGAGATCTCGCGCTGGCCACAGGGCTTTGTTTGTCCGCGTTGCGCCGCTACCGCGCACAGTCGATTCCAGCGTCACGGCACCACGTACTGGCAGTGCACGGCCTGCTATCGCCAGACCAGCCTGCGCTCGGGCACGGTGATGGACAACAGCAAGCTGCCGCTACGCACCTGGCTGCTTGGCATGTATCTGCTGGGCCAGAGCAAGACGAACCTGTCGGCGCTGGAGTTGATGCGACACCTGGGAGTGAGCTACCCGACAGCGTGGCGAATGAAGCACAAGCTGATGCAGGCCATGACCCAACGCGAGGCGAACCGCAAGTTGGGCGGGATCGTGCAACTGGACGATGCCTACCTGGGCGGAGAACGCAACGGTGGCAAGGCCGGGCGCGGCTCGGAGAACAAGCGCCCTTTCGTGATCGCCGTGGAGACCACTGAAGACGGTCGTCCATTGCGCGCGGTGATGGATCCGGTCCCAGGCTTCACCAAGGCGGCGCTGTCGGAATGGATCGGGCAACGCCTGCATCCTGGAGCAGATGTCTACAGTGATGGACTCGGTGCGTTTCGAGCACTGGAAGCCGAGCACGCGCACACGGTGATCGAAGGCAGCGGTCGAAGTCGCTGCGAGGCAGAGAACGCACGCTGGGTCAACGTGGTGTTGTCCAACCTAAAGCGTTCGCTGGACGGTGCCTATCACGCCTTCAAATTCGCCAAATACGCCCAGCGCTACCTGGCAGAGACGATGTGGCGGTTCAACCGCCGTTTCGATCTGACCCGGCTGGTGCCCAGCTTGCTGGCCGCCGCAGCCGCCAGCAAGCCGTGGTCCGAGCTGGCCCTGCGTGATGTCACCATGTTCACCGCTGAAAGTGCGTGCTAA